In bacterium, one DNA window encodes the following:
- a CDS encoding FHA domain-containing protein, translated as MPEIIVKFADKVIERVVTEKDHISIGRTSDNDIVLDNRGISRRHARIDFADNQPELIDLDSLNGTFVNQMKVIRQFLHDNDKITIGKFDLIFFQDSQTSAKMSDIEETAVLDTKRQREMTQAVKSNPLEDLMETRPIPIHSHGDSKSDRKEHH; from the coding sequence ATGCCGGAGATCATTGTCAAATTTGCAGACAAAGTCATCGAGCGTGTAGTAACCGAGAAGGATCATATCAGCATCGGTCGCACTTCCGACAATGACATTGTGTTGGACAACCGGGGCATTTCGCGTCGGCATGCCCGTATCGACTTTGCCGACAACCAGCCGGAGCTTATCGATCTCGATAGCCTCAATGGCACATTCGTCAACCAGATGAAAGTCATTCGCCAATTCTTGCACGACAATGACAAAATCACGATCGGCAAATTCGATCTCATTTTCTTTCAGGATTCGCAAACGTCCGCCAAGATGTCCGATATCGAGGAGACTGCGGTCCTGGATACAAAACGGCAAAGAGAAATGACGCAGGCAGTGAAGAGCAATCCGCTGGAGGACCTCATGGAGACCCGGCCGATTCCGATCCACTCGCACGGCGACAGCAAGTCTGATAGAAAGGAGCATCACTAA
- the tatA gene encoding twin-arginine translocase TatA/TatE family subunit — MPNLGFQELIVIFLIILILFGAKKIPDIAAGLGRGIRDFKRAMKDTGEEIQKSATPEAPANKPAESSDKKE; from the coding sequence ATGCCGAATCTCGGTTTTCAAGAACTGATTGTAATCTTCTTAATCATACTGATACTTTTCGGTGCGAAGAAGATTCCAGATATCGCGGCGGGCCTGGGCAGGGGTATCCGCGATTTCAAGCGCGCGATGAAAGACACCGGCGAGGAAATTCAAAAGTCCGCCACACCCGAAGCACCGGCCAACAAGCCTGCCGAAAGCAGCGACAAAAAGGAATAG
- the purS gene encoding phosphoribosylformylglycinamidine synthase subunit PurS, translating to MSNKKKVVCKVRLKDGVLDPQGVTIRHALEQLGFTDVVDVRSGKVFELTFREGVNGDLRAKTEEICRKVLANPVIEEFEVKEE from the coding sequence ATGTCGAATAAGAAGAAAGTCGTCTGCAAGGTGCGTCTAAAGGACGGTGTGCTCGATCCGCAAGGCGTCACTATTCGTCACGCGCTGGAACAGCTCGGCTTTACCGATGTTGTAGATGTTCGTTCGGGCAAGGTGTTCGAGCTGACTTTCCGCGAAGGCGTCAACGGCGACCTGCGCGCGAAAACGGAAGAGATTTGCCGCAAGGTGCTGGCAAATCCGGTGATTGAAGAGTTTGAGGTGAAAGAGGAATAG
- a CDS encoding FHA domain-containing protein — MPEIIVKYADKVIERVVTEKERISIGRTSENDIILDNRGVSRKHAQIEFSDKGALIIDNDSLNGTFVNHRKVNETYLQDHDTITIGKFDLVFNQDSQPARKISYMDGTMVLNTRKQKELVDQDTEDKEVAAAAGGTVLLSLSGSDKKKLRVNNETTTLGKSSFANVQVKGFWVSKLQAKIIREGESFTLMNIGHSGKTKVNGEVVTSTTLKNGDIIEVGKSVFRFIEG; from the coding sequence ATGCCGGAAATCATCGTCAAATATGCTGACAAGGTCATCGAACGAGTGGTGACCGAGAAGGAGCGCATCTCCATCGGCCGTACTTCCGAAAACGACATCATTCTGGATAATCGCGGCGTTTCACGCAAACATGCGCAAATCGAGTTCTCCGACAAGGGCGCATTGATTATCGACAACGACAGCCTCAACGGCACCTTTGTCAATCATCGCAAAGTCAACGAGACCTATTTGCAGGATCACGACACGATTACCATCGGAAAGTTCGATCTGGTGTTCAATCAGGACTCTCAGCCGGCGCGCAAGATTTCCTACATGGACGGCACAATGGTGCTCAACACGCGCAAGCAGAAGGAACTCGTCGATCAAGACACCGAAGATAAAGAAGTCGCTGCCGCAGCCGGCGGTACGGTGTTGCTGTCTCTCAGCGGTTCCGACAAGAAGAAGCTCCGCGTCAACAACGAGACGACGACTCTCGGCAAATCCAGCTTCGCCAATGTTCAGGTGAAGGGATTCTGGGTTTCCAAGCTTCAGGCGAAGATCATTCGAGAAGGCGAATCCTTTACGTTGATGAACATCGGCCACAGTGGCAAAACCAAAGTCAACGGCGAGGTCGTAACTTCGACAACTCTGAAGAACGGCGACATCATTGAGGTCGGTAAATCGGTATTCCGATTTATCGAAGGATAA
- a CDS encoding protein kinase — MKHYVSKWDNMSARFKSGILYWLITLFVVIIYAQNLPPLQSLEYEIEDQIRSSKEFVPDHSKISVVAIDARSVDKVGKWPWDHGRISDLLITICDYKPKAVMLDFPLAERVEEFVSGNSVTLGTSMNECGNVVLPFDIVVSDEGNSSRPVPEYFQGSSILPSQYVPIEELPRVIAAFVPPKVFAANVGAVGFRYFESDFDDLVRSANVLVNFEDKVFVSAPVQLANIYLGGTASEITFSDNGRIVVGGRELPTDNRGQMLVDLPAEGNTYPLVSAIDILTGDADKSAIEGKAVVIAATGLGDFEFVETATAGSIPSYQFSAALAQNLINGGTSERFDFPIPIDLLLIFAIGAFGGLVLPKMPQIYRLVALFIVGFILFNINFVLFSSMNMVLSVLYPTATVVLFIVASILVKPNREFAVTSTITRSLDLKKLLNGEPLATRRDDGKELSFDEIIPGRFLEEDRPSPELLSETIRLDFEALRKGGDFIPESEMRKHDKTGRYSSKEAVNETVREVQDEVAATEANDTKSFIPDLLDIDMSAITNEPPPTPKKPAKVEEELILTEEEKKIYGVRFTTEGQPVSFGRYQVLEPLGKGAMGTVYKGKDPAIDRLVALKTIRLDTIADPSELNELKERLTREAKAAGNLSHPNIVTIYDVGLQGNLQYIAMEYIEGYTLEAVLKRNLQLNYRILASVIIQTCSALEYAHKMGIVHRDIKPANIMVMDGFKVKVMDFGIAHFESSSMTQTGVAMGTPNYISPEQLKGKEVSASSDIFSLGVVLYEMLTHRRPFTGENISALVYKILNEEPTPASTIDPKVPPLFDMIIRKALAKDPQERYRSAKDFAAALEDFTVSFSRKPAMA, encoded by the coding sequence ATGAAGCATTACGTGTCCAAATGGGATAACATGTCTGCGCGATTCAAGAGCGGCATACTCTACTGGTTGATCACGTTGTTCGTGGTCATCATCTATGCCCAGAATCTGCCGCCTCTGCAAAGTCTCGAATACGAGATTGAAGATCAAATTCGCTCTTCGAAGGAATTCGTTCCTGATCACAGCAAAATTTCTGTCGTTGCCATCGACGCCCGCTCAGTCGACAAAGTCGGCAAATGGCCGTGGGATCACGGTCGGATCAGCGACTTGCTGATAACCATCTGCGACTACAAGCCCAAGGCTGTCATGCTCGATTTCCCGCTTGCCGAGCGTGTCGAAGAGTTCGTATCGGGCAATTCCGTAACTCTCGGAACTTCCATGAACGAATGCGGCAATGTAGTTCTCCCCTTCGATATCGTCGTCTCCGATGAAGGCAATTCATCGCGCCCTGTCCCGGAATACTTCCAGGGTTCATCTATACTGCCTTCACAGTATGTACCGATCGAAGAACTCCCGCGCGTCATCGCAGCCTTCGTACCTCCCAAGGTGTTTGCTGCCAATGTCGGTGCTGTTGGTTTCCGCTATTTTGAATCCGATTTTGACGATCTGGTGCGCTCTGCCAATGTCCTTGTCAACTTCGAAGACAAGGTCTTCGTCAGCGCGCCTGTACAGCTTGCAAATATCTATCTTGGCGGCACCGCTTCCGAGATAACCTTCTCCGACAACGGTCGCATTGTTGTCGGCGGTCGTGAACTGCCGACCGATAACCGCGGGCAAATGCTCGTCGATCTCCCGGCCGAAGGCAACACCTATCCGCTGGTATCTGCCATCGACATTCTTACCGGTGACGCCGACAAGAGTGCTATCGAAGGCAAAGCTGTCGTGATTGCCGCAACCGGCCTCGGCGACTTTGAATTTGTCGAAACCGCCACAGCCGGAAGTATCCCGTCCTACCAGTTCTCGGCCGCCTTGGCGCAGAACCTAATCAACGGCGGCACATCGGAGCGCTTTGATTTCCCGATTCCGATCGACTTGCTGTTGATCTTCGCAATCGGCGCATTTGGCGGTCTGGTACTGCCCAAGATGCCGCAGATCTACCGTCTAGTCGCGCTGTTTATCGTCGGGTTCATTCTCTTCAATATCAACTTCGTGTTGTTCAGCTCCATGAACATGGTATTGAGTGTTCTCTACCCAACCGCAACGGTGGTGCTGTTCATTGTCGCTTCGATTCTTGTTAAGCCGAATCGCGAATTCGCGGTCACCTCGACCATTACGCGTTCGCTTGATCTCAAGAAACTGCTCAACGGCGAACCGTTGGCGACGCGTCGCGATGACGGAAAAGAGCTCTCATTTGACGAGATCATCCCGGGCCGCTTCCTTGAAGAAGACCGCCCGTCACCAGAATTGCTCAGCGAAACAATTCGCTTAGACTTCGAAGCGCTTCGCAAAGGCGGAGACTTCATTCCCGAATCGGAAATGCGCAAACACGACAAGACCGGCAGGTACTCTTCAAAAGAGGCCGTAAACGAAACTGTGCGCGAAGTACAGGACGAAGTCGCAGCGACGGAAGCAAACGACACCAAGTCGTTCATTCCCGACTTGCTCGATATCGATATGTCGGCAATAACCAATGAACCGCCTCCGACGCCGAAGAAGCCAGCCAAGGTCGAAGAAGAACTGATCTTGACGGAAGAAGAGAAGAAAATCTACGGCGTGCGCTTCACCACCGAGGGCCAGCCCGTTTCGTTTGGCCGCTATCAGGTACTTGAACCGCTCGGCAAAGGCGCAATGGGTACCGTCTACAAAGGCAAAGACCCGGCAATTGATCGTCTGGTCGCACTCAAGACCATTCGCCTCGACACCATTGCCGATCCGTCGGAATTGAACGAACTGAAGGAACGCCTGACTCGTGAAGCCAAAGCCGCCGGCAACTTGTCACACCCGAATATCGTGACGATTTACGACGTCGGCTTACAGGGCAACTTGCAGTACATCGCGATGGAGTACATCGAGGGCTACACTCTCGAAGCCGTGCTCAAGCGCAACCTACAGTTGAACTACCGCATCTTGGCGTCGGTAATCATCCAAACCTGCTCGGCGCTTGAGTATGCTCACAAGATGGGCATTGTCCATCGCGATATCAAGCCCGCGAACATCATGGTCATGGATGGATTCAAGGTCAAGGTGATGGATTTCGGTATCGCGCATTTTGAGTCGTCTTCAATGACTCAAACCGGCGTCGCGATGGGTACGCCGAACTACATTTCGCCGGAACAGCTCAAGGGCAAGGAAGTCAGCGCCAGTTCCGACATCTTCTCGCTCGGCGTGGTGCTCTACGAAATGCTCACGCATCGCCGTCCGTTCACTGGCGAGAATATCTCTGCGCTGGTGTACAAGATACTCAACGAGGAACCAACTCCGGCCTCAACAATCGACCCGAAAGTTCCGCCGCTGTTCGACATGATCATCCGCAAGGCTTTGGCAAAAGACCCGCAAGAGCGCTACCGCTCAGCGAAAGACTTTGCCGCGGCATTAGAGGACTTCACCGTGTCGTTCTCGCGCAAGCCGGCTATGGCATAG
- a CDS encoding phosphatidylserine decarboxylase family protein, whose amino-acid sequence MIERDGYRFIIPAVLVAGALWTLFACCKCWPYAVGGVLITILAVFIVYFFRDPQRTPPVGDNLVLSPGDGKIIINEERTGSDGKKYTLVSIFLSVFDVHVNRIPISGKITHVKHVPGKFHKAFQPEAVTENERTEITVASKYGDVSFSQVAGILARRIVCRIKEGDEVTRGERMGLIRFGSRIDIFLPPSVTIDVKLGDRVVGGESVIGRFP is encoded by the coding sequence ATGATCGAACGCGACGGTTATCGATTCATCATACCGGCGGTATTAGTTGCTGGCGCGCTATGGACACTTTTTGCCTGCTGCAAGTGCTGGCCGTACGCCGTAGGTGGCGTACTTATTACGATTCTCGCTGTCTTCATTGTCTATTTCTTCCGCGACCCACAGCGCACACCGCCGGTCGGAGACAATCTGGTGCTCTCACCGGGTGATGGGAAGATCATCATCAACGAAGAACGCACCGGATCGGATGGGAAGAAGTACACACTGGTTTCGATATTTCTTTCGGTCTTTGACGTCCACGTCAACCGTATACCTATCAGTGGTAAGATCACTCATGTTAAGCACGTGCCGGGCAAATTCCACAAGGCGTTCCAGCCGGAAGCAGTCACTGAAAACGAGCGCACCGAGATTACGGTCGCTTCCAAGTACGGTGATGTCAGCTTCAGTCAAGTTGCCGGAATTTTGGCGCGACGAATTGTTTGCCGAATCAAAGAAGGCGACGAAGTGACTCGCGGAGAACGCATGGGATTGATTCGATTCGGATCGCGAATTGACATCTTCCTGCCGCCGTCAGTAACAATCGATGTCAAACTTGGCGACCGCGTGGTCGGAGGAGAAAGCGTCATTGGACGATTCCCGTAA
- the pssA gene encoding CDP-diacylglycerol--serine O-phosphatidyltransferase, translating into MDDSRKMASFRGIFPGAFTMGNMLCGFFSILSAHNNEPARAAWFVILAGFLDALDGKVARLSKGTSQFGKELDSLADIVSFGLAPAFLVWTAVLVNFDRWGFMIGGVYLMAGAFRLARYNVVSDPHTKSHFVGLPIPVAAITICSYVILCMSQFKEIMYPEFVVSMVIACSALMVSNVIYDSIPERFDRRENRWRMAFIFVFLVAVLIKPRLMLFPFLAGYVLYGVVREGFRVMNNTRRNSRDKNHVE; encoded by the coding sequence TTGGACGATTCCCGTAAAATGGCAAGCTTCCGCGGCATCTTTCCCGGTGCATTCACAATGGGGAATATGCTCTGCGGATTCTTTTCGATTCTCTCGGCGCACAACAATGAACCGGCGCGCGCGGCGTGGTTTGTTATTCTTGCCGGATTCCTCGATGCGCTGGACGGCAAGGTTGCGCGTCTGTCAAAAGGCACCAGCCAATTCGGCAAAGAGCTCGATTCGTTGGCGGACATCGTCAGCTTTGGTCTCGCACCGGCGTTTCTGGTTTGGACGGCAGTGCTTGTCAATTTCGATCGCTGGGGTTTTATGATCGGCGGCGTTTATTTGATGGCGGGTGCATTTCGTTTGGCGCGATACAATGTTGTCTCAGACCCGCATACAAAATCGCATTTCGTCGGTTTGCCAATCCCGGTGGCGGCAATCACGATCTGTTCTTATGTCATATTGTGCATGAGCCAATTCAAAGAGATCATGTATCCGGAGTTTGTGGTGTCGATGGTCATTGCCTGCTCGGCTTTGATGGTCTCGAACGTGATCTATGACTCGATTCCGGAGCGTTTTGACCGCCGAGAAAACCGTTGGCGCATGGCATTTATTTTCGTATTTTTGGTCGCGGTTTTGATTAAGCCGCGCTTGATGCTATTCCCGTTCCTCGCCGGCTATGTGCTCTATGGCGTTGTGCGGGAAGGATTTAGGGTTATGAATAATACTCGGCGAAACTCAAGGGACAAAAATCATGTCGAATAA
- the larC gene encoding nickel pincer cofactor biosynthesis protein LarC, whose product MLREEAGAPRHRCEFESEETSPPHRHLAAIEKILNNSKLDQEIVAKAVAVFKRIGVAEAKMHDLPIEKVHFHEVGAVDAICDIVCTIAGLKHLGIERLYSSAILLGSGMTKSAHGMIPLPAPATLEIAQGFPVKRIDNGREMTTPTGAALIAELAECSPGYEMVVEKSGYGAGTMDLDDRPNLLRLIIGDSAGAFESDTVTIIETNIDDATPEQMGHLQQRLFETGALDVFVASILMKKSRPAHKLTVIGQLATADALARVLLRESSTAGVRLRTESRWKLKYEFKTVQTEFGEIKIKFYFGGDIRKFSPEYEDVVSAAMKAKAPFVKVYNAAVMAANLIKEN is encoded by the coding sequence ATCCTCCGTGAAGAAGCAGGGGCTCCACGGCATCGCTGTGAATTTGAATCGGAAGAAACCAGCCCGCCTCATCGCCATCTCGCGGCGATTGAAAAGATACTCAACAATTCAAAACTCGATCAGGAAATCGTCGCCAAGGCTGTTGCGGTGTTCAAACGCATTGGAGTTGCCGAAGCGAAGATGCACGACCTACCGATTGAGAAAGTGCATTTTCACGAGGTCGGCGCTGTTGACGCGATTTGTGATATTGTCTGCACGATTGCAGGGTTGAAGCATCTGGGAATCGAGCGATTGTATTCTTCGGCGATTCTGCTGGGAAGCGGGATGACCAAGTCGGCGCATGGAATGATCCCATTGCCGGCGCCAGCGACGCTTGAGATCGCGCAGGGATTTCCGGTTAAGCGCATCGACAATGGCAGGGAAATGACGACGCCGACCGGTGCGGCACTGATCGCCGAACTGGCGGAATGCTCGCCCGGATACGAGATGGTTGTGGAGAAGAGCGGTTACGGTGCAGGTACGATGGACTTGGATGACAGACCGAATTTGCTGCGGCTGATTATCGGCGACTCTGCCGGGGCATTCGAGAGCGATACGGTGACGATCATCGAAACCAACATTGACGACGCTACACCGGAGCAAATGGGGCATCTTCAGCAGCGGCTGTTCGAAACCGGCGCGCTGGATGTGTTTGTTGCTTCGATACTGATGAAGAAAAGCCGTCCGGCGCACAAGTTGACCGTAATCGGCCAGCTGGCGACGGCTGATGCTCTGGCGCGGGTGCTATTGCGGGAGTCCTCGACTGCCGGTGTGCGGCTGAGAACGGAATCGCGTTGGAAGCTGAAATATGAGTTCAAAACCGTCCAAACTGAGTTCGGTGAGATAAAAATTAAGTTCTACTTCGGAGGCGATATTCGTAAATTCAGTCCGGAATATGAAGATGTCGTTAGCGCGGCCATGAAAGCGAAAGCGCCGTTCGTGAAAGTATACAATGCGGCGGTGATGGCGGCGAATCTGATAAAGGAGAATTGA
- the larB gene encoding nickel pincer cofactor biosynthesis protein LarB, whose translation MTSRTELTKLLENVKRGKVNIADALAQLNSTQFEDLGFAKVDHGRSLRCGFPEVIFAQGKTAAQITAIAKKIVQREGDVLITRIDDKKFQTVKKSLKALNYSPDAQAAFIRKSKAKANSGVLIVSAGTSDVSVAEEAAITCEALGYVPERFYDAGVAGIHRLFAGSEKLKRAKVIIVVAGMEGALPSVVGGLVDVPVIAVPTSVGYGASFGGIAALLAMLNSCASGVTVVNIDNGYGAAMAALRIIGSR comes from the coding sequence ATGACCAGCCGTACCGAGTTAACGAAACTTCTCGAAAATGTGAAGCGGGGCAAGGTGAACATCGCCGATGCGCTTGCACAGCTCAATTCCACACAGTTTGAAGATCTCGGATTTGCCAAGGTTGACCATGGCCGCAGTCTGCGCTGCGGATTTCCAGAGGTCATTTTCGCGCAGGGGAAAACGGCGGCGCAGATTACTGCAATTGCCAAGAAGATAGTACAGCGCGAGGGTGATGTTCTCATTACCAGAATCGACGACAAGAAATTTCAGACCGTCAAGAAATCGTTGAAGGCACTCAACTACTCACCGGACGCGCAGGCAGCATTCATACGAAAATCAAAAGCCAAAGCCAACTCAGGTGTCCTAATCGTTAGTGCGGGTACCTCGGATGTTTCAGTCGCAGAGGAAGCGGCGATCACTTGTGAAGCGCTCGGCTACGTGCCTGAGCGGTTCTACGACGCTGGTGTGGCTGGAATTCACCGCTTATTTGCGGGTTCCGAAAAATTGAAACGCGCCAAGGTCATAATCGTGGTCGCCGGGATGGAAGGCGCATTGCCGTCGGTGGTTGGCGGTTTGGTCGATGTGCCGGTCATAGCGGTGCCGACGTCGGTGGGGTATGGCGCATCGTTTGGCGGAATTGCGGCGCTTCTCGCGATGCTGAATTCATGTGCTTCGGGAGTGACTGTGGTCAACATCGATAACGGATATGGCGCGGCAATGGCGGCTTTGAGGATAATCGGCTCGCGATGA
- the purQ gene encoding phosphoribosylformylglycinamidine synthase subunit PurQ: protein MRFGVVTFPGSNCDYDALMVVRDQLHHDSEFVWHKKSDLSGVDCVILPGGFSYGDYLRTGAIARYSPVMKSVIKFANDGGLVIGICNGFQVLLESGLLPGAMLRNRKLRFVCKQVYLRCETSDSPFSNLIRVGEVLKIPIAHTDGNYYWNDEGVRELEENKQVIFRYCGADGKISDEANPNGSLNNIAGICNKTRNVFGMMPHPERASEELLGSADGLRVFQSIVAFAKAGVAV, encoded by the coding sequence ATGCGTTTCGGCGTTGTTACATTCCCCGGTTCCAACTGCGACTATGATGCGCTGATGGTCGTTCGCGATCAACTTCACCATGACTCCGAGTTTGTTTGGCACAAGAAATCCGATTTGTCGGGAGTCGACTGCGTGATTCTGCCGGGCGGGTTTTCGTACGGCGATTACCTTCGCACCGGTGCGATCGCACGCTATTCGCCGGTTATGAAATCGGTAATCAAATTTGCCAATGACGGCGGATTGGTGATCGGTATCTGCAACGGCTTCCAGGTTCTGCTTGAGTCGGGACTTCTGCCGGGTGCGATGTTGCGCAACCGCAAACTTCGTTTTGTCTGCAAGCAGGTTTACTTGCGCTGTGAGACTTCCGATTCGCCATTTTCGAATTTGATTCGCGTCGGCGAAGTGTTGAAGATTCCGATTGCTCATACCGACGGCAACTACTATTGGAACGACGAGGGCGTTCGCGAACTCGAAGAGAACAAGCAGGTGATCTTCCGCTATTGCGGCGCCGATGGCAAGATTTCCGACGAGGCAAATCCCAACGGCAGTCTCAACAACATCGCGGGTATCTGCAACAAGACACGCAACGTGTTCGGAATGATGCCGCATCCGGAGCGCGCTTCGGAAGAGCTGTTGGGCTCGGCTGACGGGTTGCGGGTGTTTCAGTCGATAGTCGCTTTTGCCAAAGCAGGAGTAGCTGTTTGA
- a CDS encoding metallophosphoesterase family protein, whose translation MIVALISDVHGNLEALTAVMKDIKDNSAAEKVVFLGDAVGYGANPNEVLEIISSECETKLMGNHDYSALGLLDVADFNSYARDAIVYTTNVLNPESIAALSSFRLTAESANEQYVHATPDAPSAWNYCLTIHEAEKQFRSFKKRICFLGHSHKPIVYGHTFAGETYTIRPEEIKLEPESRYIVNIGSVGQPRDGDPRSCYVLYDSDNDTLTYRRIAYDLATAQAKMAAAKLPEFLIERLSSGK comes from the coding sequence ATGATCGTTGCGCTGATCTCTGACGTGCACGGCAACTTGGAAGCTTTGACGGCAGTTATGAAAGACATCAAGGACAACTCTGCGGCTGAAAAAGTCGTTTTCCTTGGCGATGCCGTCGGTTATGGCGCTAATCCAAACGAGGTCCTGGAAATTATCAGCTCTGAATGTGAAACGAAACTGATGGGAAACCACGATTACTCTGCACTCGGATTGCTCGACGTAGCTGACTTCAACAGCTATGCACGCGACGCTATCGTCTACACTACGAATGTGCTCAATCCTGAATCGATTGCCGCACTCTCGTCATTTCGTCTCACTGCCGAGTCCGCCAATGAACAGTATGTCCACGCTACTCCTGATGCTCCTTCGGCATGGAATTACTGCCTGACAATTCACGAAGCGGAAAAGCAGTTTCGCAGTTTCAAGAAGCGCATTTGCTTCCTCGGTCACTCGCATAAGCCGATCGTTTATGGTCATACATTCGCCGGCGAAACCTATACGATTCGACCGGAAGAAATCAAACTCGAACCGGAATCGCGCTACATCGTTAACATCGGATCGGTCGGACAGCCGCGCGACGGCGATCCTCGATCCTGTTATGTGCTCTACGATTCCGATAACGATACACTTACATATCGCCGCATTGCCTATGATCTGGCAACGGCGCAGGCCAAGATGGCGGCGGCAAAATTGCCGGAATTTCTCATTGAACGACTCTCGAGCGGGAAATAA
- the dusB gene encoding tRNA dihydrouridine synthase DusB: protein MRDRPAVFAAPLAGVSDIAYRSIVKRMGADYTFPEMIASEGLIRDNGRTMDMMRRYDGESNVGCQLFGTRPEAVAHAAKVVEQQGFNSADLNCGCPVHKVVDKNGGAALLKTPLLLGKIIEESVRGISIPFSIKIRSGWDKKSINYVEIGKIAEQSGAAYITLHARTQSEMFLPEAHWDHIAELKQSVKIPVIGNGNVWTADDAIRMLKETGCDGVMIASGSLGNPFIFREIRSILETGNPAAPATNQERVLVCLEHVKKMTELFGEGPGIRRARKLIGWYYQYISGRKRIDQQLFQVDTFAEVEKYLTEALTKLQEKAA from the coding sequence TTGAGAGATAGACCCGCTGTTTTCGCGGCACCGCTGGCCGGAGTATCGGACATTGCCTACCGTTCGATCGTTAAACGCATGGGAGCCGATTATACGTTTCCGGAAATGATTGCCTCGGAAGGACTTATCCGTGACAATGGCCGGACAATGGATATGATGCGCCGTTACGACGGCGAGAGCAATGTCGGTTGTCAGTTGTTCGGAACGAGGCCGGAAGCTGTTGCACATGCGGCGAAAGTCGTAGAACAACAAGGGTTTAACTCTGCGGATTTAAATTGCGGTTGTCCGGTTCATAAGGTTGTCGACAAGAATGGCGGAGCGGCCCTGCTCAAGACACCCCTTTTGCTTGGTAAGATAATAGAAGAGTCTGTTAGGGGGATTTCGATTCCGTTCTCGATCAAGATTCGTTCCGGTTGGGACAAAAAATCGATCAACTACGTCGAAATCGGAAAGATCGCCGAACAGAGCGGAGCGGCATACATCACACTTCATGCTCGCACACAGTCGGAGATGTTTCTGCCGGAAGCGCATTGGGATCACATTGCCGAGCTTAAGCAGTCGGTGAAGATTCCGGTAATCGGCAACGGCAATGTCTGGACGGCGGATGACGCCATTCGCATGCTGAAGGAAACGGGCTGTGATGGAGTGATGATTGCATCCGGATCGCTTGGTAATCCGTTCATTTTCCGCGAAATCAGATCAATTCTGGAGACGGGCAATCCGGCAGCACCGGCGACAAATCAGGAGCGTGTCCTGGTGTGTCTCGAACACGTGAAGAAGATGACGGAGCTGTTTGGTGAAGGTCCGGGGATTCGCAGGGCGCGCAAATTGATTGGCTGGTACTACCAGTACATCAGCGGCCGCAAGCGGATCGACCAGCAGTTGTTCCAGGTCGACACTTTTGCTGAAGTTGAGAAATATCTCACCGAGGCATTGACCAAGCTTCAGGAAAAGGCGGCATGA
- a CDS encoding DUF4321 domain-containing protein: MKKSEIVFLVFSLLMAAIVGGLLGDIIGEFLPDGAAKTLFQKHLSIGFSPSTLDLFSINFTLGLMFNINFVSVLFMVMVIIYFRWWYI, from the coding sequence TTGAAGAAAAGCGAAATCGTCTTCTTAGTGTTTTCGCTTCTGATGGCAGCCATTGTCGGCGGATTACTGGGCGACATTATCGGGGAGTTTCTTCCCGATGGAGCGGCGAAGACGTTGTTCCAGAAACATCTGTCGATCGGATTTAGTCCATCGACGCTGGATCTGTTCTCAATCAATTTCACGCTGGGATTGATGTTCAACATCAATTTCGTCAGCGTATTATTCATGGTGATGGTCATCATCTATTTTCGCTGGTGGTATATTTAA